A section of the Corynebacterium auris genome encodes:
- a CDS encoding ABC transporter ATP-binding protein, producing MDFVKTLAWAAAPYSGHIVAAVALQVVTVLATLYLPDLNAQIIDEGITQADIPYIWRVGGVMLVVALVQGLAAIGAVWFSARTAMGTGRAIRRAVYSRVNGFNAEDLARFGTPTLITRGTNDVQQIQMTFLLFLALMVPAPIMGVGGVVMALRQGAGLSWIVAVAIAVLFAVVGVLVAVLMPMFKAMQARLDAINGVLREQIAGVRVVRAFVREEHETERFTDANRAITRVSLNIGRVFVLLFPLIMLILDSAIAAVVWFGGQRVGQGEMEVGALTAFIQYIMQILVAFVMGTFMVMMLPRALVCARRVREVLLYESVAQQRPRTARPATNEGVVEFRGVSYSYPGAEEPVLHDISFTARPGTTTALIGSTGAGKSTLVSLLPRLREATSGHVLIDATDVTALDRSDLVQRVSMVPQKPYLFSGTVASNLRMGNPDATDAELWEALDTAQAEFVEDLDMPISQGGTNVSGGQRQRLCIARMLVARPKVYIFDDSFSALDAITDAKVREAMQAYTRDATVLVVAQRVASISNADQILVLEAGRIVARGTHDELLDSSSTYREIVASQQEVSA from the coding sequence GTGGACTTTGTCAAGACCCTGGCCTGGGCAGCCGCACCCTACAGCGGCCACATCGTGGCGGCGGTGGCGTTGCAGGTTGTGACCGTGCTGGCCACGCTGTACCTGCCGGACCTCAACGCGCAGATCATCGACGAGGGCATCACCCAGGCCGATATCCCTTATATCTGGCGTGTCGGTGGCGTCATGCTCGTCGTCGCTCTCGTCCAGGGTCTCGCGGCGATCGGCGCCGTGTGGTTCAGCGCGCGCACCGCCATGGGCACCGGGCGTGCTATCCGCCGCGCCGTCTATAGCCGCGTGAACGGTTTTAACGCCGAGGACCTCGCCCGCTTTGGCACCCCCACCCTGATCACCCGCGGCACAAACGACGTGCAGCAGATCCAGATGACGTTCCTGCTCTTCCTTGCCCTCATGGTGCCAGCGCCCATCATGGGGGTGGGCGGCGTGGTCATGGCGCTGCGCCAGGGCGCGGGGCTGTCCTGGATCGTCGCCGTCGCCATCGCGGTGCTCTTCGCCGTCGTCGGCGTGCTCGTCGCGGTGCTGATGCCCATGTTCAAGGCGATGCAGGCCCGCCTCGACGCGATCAACGGGGTGCTCCGCGAGCAAATCGCGGGCGTGCGTGTGGTGCGCGCCTTCGTGCGCGAGGAGCACGAGACCGAGCGCTTCACCGACGCCAACAGGGCGATCACGCGCGTGTCGTTGAACATCGGCCGCGTCTTCGTGCTGCTTTTCCCGCTGATCATGCTCATCCTCGACTCCGCCATCGCGGCCGTCGTGTGGTTCGGCGGTCAGCGCGTGGGCCAGGGTGAGATGGAGGTCGGGGCGCTCACGGCGTTCATCCAGTACATCATGCAGATCCTGGTCGCGTTCGTCATGGGCACGTTCATGGTGATGATGCTGCCGCGCGCCCTCGTGTGCGCGCGCCGCGTCCGGGAGGTGCTGCTCTACGAGTCGGTCGCCCAGCAGCGCCCGCGCACCGCGCGCCCCGCCACCAACGAGGGGGTGGTGGAGTTCCGTGGGGTGTCCTACAGCTACCCGGGGGCGGAGGAGCCGGTGCTCCACGACATCTCGTTCACCGCCCGCCCCGGCACCACCACCGCGCTCATCGGCTCGACGGGCGCGGGCAAGTCCACGCTGGTCTCCCTCCTTCCGCGGCTGCGCGAGGCCACGAGTGGGCACGTGCTTATCGACGCCACAGATGTCACCGCCCTCGACCGCAGCGACCTGGTCCAGCGCGTGTCCATGGTGCCCCAGAAGCCGTACCTGTTCTCGGGCACCGTGGCCTCCAACCTGCGCATGGGCAACCCGGACGCCACGGACGCCGAGCTGTGGGAGGCGCTCGACACCGCGCAGGCCGAATTCGTCGAGGACCTCGACATGCCCATCTCCCAGGGCGGCACGAACGTCTCCGGAGGCCAGCGCCAGCGCCTGTGCATCGCGCGGATGCTGGTGGCGCGGCCAAAGGTGTACATCTTCGACGACTCCTTCTCGGCGCTCGACGCCATCACGGACGCGAAGGTGCGCGAGGCGATGCAGGCCTACACACGGGACGCGACGGTGTTGGTGGTGGCGCAGCGTGTGGCGTCGATAAGCAATGCCGACCAGATCCTCGTGCTCGAGGCGGGCAGGATCGTCGCGCGGGGCACGCACGACGAGCTGCTGGACAGCAGCAGCACGTACCGGGAAATCGTGGCGTCGCAGCAGGAGGTGAGCGCGTGA
- a CDS encoding ABC transporter ATP-binding protein, with protein sequence MTDEQLADYEERMAGDEWGGKAPRQAKRFWPSAMRLLRLLEPYKVSLVFVFLMNAASVVLAVYAPRVLGFAMDVIFSGVVSQQIPAGVSEEEAIAGLRESGQDRFADMAEAMDLRPGEGIDVDRLRALVVTLLLLYLASSVLMWAQGAILNRITMATVYRLRQDVERKLNHLPLNYFDTRQRGDVMSRTTNDVDNVQQALQETLSQLFNAALMLVGIIGMMFWISWQLALIVLLSIPLTAVVIAVVGTRSQRQFTAQWRSTGDLNGHVEESFSGHEVALIFGRTEALREDFDEKNTSLFDAASKAQFLANSMLPIMQFISYLSYVLIAVFGGLRVASGALTLGDATAFIQYSRQFNQPLGELAGMAQMLQSGVASAERIFEFLDAKEEPADTATAAPPAVRGDVQFRDVAFSYTDDPLIQDLTLHVRPGQTAAIVGPTGAGKTTLVNLIMRFYDVDSGSILLDGTDIRDMPRAGLRSNIGMVLQDAVLFEGTIMDNIRYGRLDATDEEVLEAAKATYVDRFVRSLPEGYDTVVDQDGGSISAGERQLITIARAFLARPAVLILDEATSSVDTRTEVLVQKAMNALRSQRTSFVIAHRLSTIRDADLILVMQSGRIVERGMHAELLERRGTYYQLNQSQFAGEN encoded by the coding sequence ATGACCGACGAGCAGCTCGCGGACTACGAGGAGCGCATGGCCGGCGACGAGTGGGGCGGCAAGGCGCCGCGCCAGGCCAAGCGCTTCTGGCCGTCCGCGATGCGGCTGCTGCGGCTGCTGGAGCCCTACAAGGTGAGCCTCGTGTTCGTCTTTCTTATGAACGCTGCCTCGGTCGTGCTGGCCGTCTACGCGCCGCGCGTTCTGGGGTTTGCCATGGACGTCATCTTCAGCGGCGTGGTCTCCCAGCAGATCCCGGCGGGGGTGAGCGAGGAGGAGGCCATCGCGGGCCTGCGCGAAAGCGGGCAGGACCGCTTCGCGGACATGGCGGAGGCGATGGACCTGCGCCCCGGCGAGGGCATCGACGTCGACAGGCTGCGCGCGCTCGTGGTCACGCTGCTGCTGCTGTACCTGGCGTCGAGCGTGCTCATGTGGGCCCAGGGGGCGATCCTCAACCGCATCACCATGGCCACGGTCTACCGGCTGCGCCAGGACGTCGAGCGGAAGCTCAACCACCTGCCGCTGAACTACTTTGACACGCGCCAACGCGGCGACGTCATGTCGCGCACGACCAACGACGTGGACAACGTCCAGCAGGCGCTGCAGGAGACGCTCTCCCAGCTGTTCAATGCCGCGCTGATGCTCGTGGGCATCATCGGCATGATGTTCTGGATTTCGTGGCAGCTCGCCCTCATCGTCTTGCTGTCTATCCCGCTCACGGCCGTTGTCATCGCCGTGGTGGGCACGCGCAGCCAGCGCCAGTTCACCGCGCAGTGGCGCTCCACCGGGGACCTCAACGGCCACGTCGAAGAGTCCTTCAGCGGCCACGAGGTCGCCCTCATCTTCGGCCGCACCGAGGCGCTGCGCGAGGACTTCGACGAGAAGAACACCTCGCTTTTCGACGCCGCATCGAAAGCCCAATTCCTCGCGAACTCCATGCTCCCCATCATGCAGTTCATCTCGTACCTGTCGTACGTGCTCATCGCCGTCTTCGGCGGACTGCGCGTCGCCTCCGGCGCCCTCACCCTCGGCGACGCCACCGCGTTTATCCAGTACTCGCGCCAGTTCAACCAGCCCCTCGGCGAACTCGCCGGCATGGCGCAGATGCTCCAGTCCGGCGTGGCCTCCGCCGAGCGCATCTTCGAGTTCCTCGACGCAAAGGAGGAACCCGCCGACACCGCCACCGCCGCACCCCCCGCGGTGCGCGGCGACGTCCAGTTCCGCGACGTCGCGTTCTCGTACACCGACGACCCGCTCATCCAGGACCTCACCCTGCACGTTCGCCCCGGCCAGACCGCCGCCATCGTCGGCCCCACCGGGGCGGGCAAGACCACCCTGGTCAACCTGATCATGCGCTTCTACGACGTCGACTCCGGCTCGATCCTCCTCGACGGCACCGACATCCGCGACATGCCGCGCGCCGGCCTCCGCTCGAACATCGGCATGGTGCTCCAGGACGCGGTGCTCTTCGAGGGCACCATCATGGACAACATCCGCTACGGCCGCCTCGACGCCACCGACGAGGAGGTCCTCGAAGCCGCGAAGGCGACCTACGTGGACCGCTTCGTGCGCTCCCTGCCGGAGGGATACGACACCGTGGTGGACCAGGACGGCGGCTCCATCTCCGCCGGCGAGCGCCAGCTAATCACCATCGCCCGCGCCTTCCTCGCGCGCCCCGCCGTGCTCATCCTCGACGAGGCGACGTCCTCCGTGGACACGCGCACCGAGGTGCTCGTACAGAAGGCGATGAACGCGCTGCGCTCCCAGCGCACCAGCTTCGTCATCGCGCACCGCCTCTCCACCATCCGCGACGCGGACCTCATCCTGGTCATGCAATCCGGCCGCATCGTGGAACGGGGCATGCACGCCGAGCTCCTGGAACGGCGGGGCACCTACTACCAGCTGAACCAGTCCCAGTTCGCCGGGGAGAACTGA
- a CDS encoding phosphoadenylyl-sulfate reductase, with protein sequence MIMLNMLGGAGNFRDPEVSPEGPRTTEPLPEDVAEKNRELVDAHAEKLYNAPAEEILAWAHEYAPGDVVVTLSMENTVLAELAEKHLPGADFLFLDTEYHFPETIDVAERVEKRYPSHRLVRAKAILSRTEQDKVYGPALYRSNPTACCRMRKVEPLAAALSPYAGWVTGLRRADGPTRAEAPALSLDATGRLKISPLVTWSLADTDNYISDHELIIHPLTEQGYPSIGCATCTLPVAEGEDPRAGRWAFSDKTECGLHG encoded by the coding sequence ATGATAATGCTTAACATGCTGGGAGGGGCAGGGAACTTCCGCGACCCGGAGGTTTCCCCGGAAGGCCCCCGCACCACCGAACCGCTTCCCGAGGACGTCGCGGAGAAAAACCGCGAACTCGTGGACGCTCACGCCGAGAAGCTGTACAACGCCCCCGCCGAGGAGATCCTCGCCTGGGCCCACGAGTACGCCCCGGGCGATGTGGTGGTCACCCTGTCGATGGAAAACACCGTGCTCGCCGAGCTCGCCGAAAAGCACCTGCCGGGAGCCGACTTCCTCTTCCTCGACACCGAGTACCACTTCCCGGAGACCATCGACGTGGCCGAGCGCGTGGAAAAGCGCTACCCGTCGCACCGGCTGGTGAGGGCGAAGGCGATCCTCTCGCGCACGGAGCAGGACAAGGTCTACGGCCCCGCCCTGTACCGCTCGAACCCGACCGCCTGCTGCCGCATGCGCAAGGTGGAGCCGCTCGCGGCGGCGCTGTCGCCCTACGCGGGCTGGGTCACCGGCCTGCGCCGCGCCGACGGACCGACCCGCGCCGAGGCGCCCGCGCTGTCGCTGGATGCCACCGGCCGGCTGAAGATTTCGCCGCTGGTGACGTGGTCGCTCGCGGACACTGATAACTACATCTCCGACCACGAGCTCATCATCCACCCGCTCACCGAGCAGGGCTACCCCTCCATCGGCTGCGCCACCTGCACCCTGCCGGTGGCCGAGGGCGAGGACCCGCGCGCCGGGCGCTGGGCCTTTTCCGACAAGACCGAGTGCGGTCTGCACGGCTAG
- a CDS encoding FAD-dependent oxidoreductase — protein MSLRVAVIGAGPAGIYASDLLIRNEEHDIHVDLFEQMPAPFGLIRYGVAPDHPRIKGIVNSLHRVLDKPELRLLGNIEVGKDLTIDDLREYYDAIVISTGAVRDRELLLPGGDVSIGAGEFVGFYDGNPRFERSWNLDAREVAVIGVGNVALDISRVLAKTGEELLVTEIPDNVYESLKNNKAEVVHMFGRRGPAQAKFTPKELRELDESDTIQVLVDPEDIDYDQQSEEVRRADKSVDLVCQVLEQYAIREPDDAPHKIHIHFFEEPVEVLRDGDAIVGLRTERQELDGEGGIRGTGTFTDWPVQQVYHAIGYRSEPVEGVPFDLERNVIPNDGGHVMDGSEFADSLYVTGWIKRGPVGLIGNTKSDAKETTDMLVADASAGKLNTPKFDDPDAILDLLKERGIEYTTWEGWYELDKAERALGESCSIHPRERKKIVEWEDMVRHAHA, from the coding sequence ATGAGTCTGCGCGTTGCAGTCATCGGCGCCGGCCCCGCCGGTATTTATGCCTCCGACCTGCTCATCCGCAACGAAGAACACGACATCCACGTCGACCTGTTCGAGCAGATGCCCGCCCCGTTCGGCCTGATCCGCTACGGCGTCGCGCCGGACCACCCGCGCATCAAGGGCATCGTCAACTCGTTGCACCGCGTGCTGGACAAACCCGAGTTGCGCCTGCTGGGCAACATCGAGGTGGGCAAGGACCTCACCATCGACGATTTGCGCGAGTACTACGACGCCATCGTCATCTCCACCGGCGCCGTGCGCGACCGTGAGCTGCTCCTGCCCGGCGGCGACGTCTCCATCGGGGCCGGCGAGTTCGTTGGTTTCTACGACGGCAACCCGCGCTTCGAGCGCTCCTGGAACCTCGACGCCCGCGAGGTCGCCGTCATCGGCGTGGGCAACGTGGCCCTCGACATCTCGCGCGTGCTGGCCAAGACCGGCGAGGAGCTGCTGGTCACCGAGATCCCCGACAACGTCTACGAGTCGCTGAAAAACAACAAGGCCGAGGTCGTGCACATGTTCGGCCGGCGCGGACCCGCGCAGGCCAAGTTCACCCCGAAGGAGCTGCGCGAGCTCGACGAGTCCGACACCATCCAGGTGCTCGTCGACCCGGAGGACATCGACTACGACCAGCAGTCCGAGGAGGTCCGCCGCGCCGACAAGTCCGTCGACCTCGTCTGCCAGGTCCTCGAGCAGTACGCCATCCGCGAGCCCGACGACGCCCCGCACAAGATCCACATCCACTTCTTCGAAGAGCCCGTGGAAGTGCTTCGCGACGGCGACGCGATCGTCGGCCTGCGCACCGAGCGGCAGGAGCTCGACGGCGAGGGCGGCATCCGCGGCACCGGCACCTTCACCGACTGGCCGGTCCAGCAGGTCTACCACGCCATCGGCTACCGCTCCGAGCCCGTCGAAGGCGTGCCCTTCGACCTCGAGCGCAACGTCATCCCCAACGACGGCGGCCACGTCATGGACGGCTCCGAGTTCGCCGACTCCCTCTACGTCACCGGCTGGATCAAGCGCGGTCCCGTCGGCCTGATCGGCAACACCAAGTCCGACGCCAAGGAAACCACCGACATGCTCGTCGCCGACGCCAGCGCCGGCAAGCTCAATACGCCGAAGTTCGACGACCCCGACGCCATCCTCGACCTGCTCAAGGAGCGCGGCATCGAGTACACCACCTGGGAAGGCTGGTACGAGCTGGACAAGGCGGAGCGCGCCCTCGGCGAATCCTGCTCCATCCACCCGCGCGAGCGCAAAAAGATCGTCGAGTGGGAGGACATGGTGCGCCACGCGCACGCGTAA
- a CDS encoding sulfate adenylyltransferase subunit 1, translating into MTVSTVLAQRQTLRLCTAGSVDDGKSTFVGRLLHDTKSVLADQLASVERTSADRGFEGLDLSLLVDGLRAEREQGITIDVAYRYFATDKRTFILADTPGHVQYTRNTVTGMSTSQVVVLLVDARHGVVEQTVRHLNVAALLGVKTVILAVNKIDLVDYSRDVFDSIRAEFERKAAELGIADPHVVPISALRGDNVAERSANMDWYTGPTVLDLLEEIPVSSGRALDLDFRFPVQYVLREHASDYRGYAGRVTAGRVAVGDTVSAAGRTTTVTHIDTADGPRDAAAAGESVSLRLADDIDLARGELIAGGATPEPVREFAATVVGLTEKNVAAGSTVKLRYGTALVRARVASVDRLVSIDSAAADVENPETFGLNDIAHVTIQTAQEVPAEDYAARGAVGNFLLVDNASGNTLAAGFVGTRLR; encoded by the coding sequence ATGACCGTCTCCACCGTTTTGGCGCAGCGCCAGACCCTGCGCCTGTGCACCGCCGGCTCCGTCGACGACGGCAAGTCCACCTTCGTCGGCCGCCTGCTGCACGACACCAAGTCCGTCCTCGCCGACCAGCTCGCCAGCGTCGAGCGCACCTCCGCCGACCGCGGCTTCGAGGGCCTCGACTTAAGCCTGCTTGTCGACGGCCTGCGCGCCGAGCGGGAACAGGGCATCACCATCGACGTCGCCTACCGCTACTTCGCCACCGACAAGCGCACCTTCATCCTCGCCGACACCCCGGGGCACGTGCAGTACACCCGCAACACGGTGACCGGCATGTCGACCTCGCAGGTCGTCGTGCTGCTTGTCGACGCCCGGCACGGCGTCGTCGAGCAAACCGTGCGCCACCTCAACGTCGCGGCCCTGCTCGGCGTGAAGACGGTCATCCTGGCCGTGAACAAGATCGACCTCGTCGACTACTCGCGGGATGTCTTCGACTCCATCCGCGCCGAGTTCGAGCGCAAGGCGGCGGAGCTCGGCATCGCCGACCCGCACGTGGTCCCCATCTCCGCCCTGCGCGGCGACAACGTCGCCGAGCGCTCCGCCAACATGGATTGGTACACCGGCCCGACGGTGCTCGACCTGCTGGAGGAGATCCCCGTCTCCTCCGGGCGCGCGCTCGACCTGGACTTCCGCTTCCCCGTGCAGTACGTGCTGCGCGAGCACGCCAGCGACTACCGCGGCTACGCCGGCCGGGTGACCGCGGGCCGCGTGGCGGTGGGCGACACCGTCAGCGCCGCGGGGCGCACCACGACGGTCACGCACATCGACACGGCCGATGGCCCCCGCGACGCCGCCGCGGCGGGCGAGTCCGTCTCGCTGCGCCTTGCCGACGACATCGACCTCGCCCGCGGCGAACTCATCGCCGGCGGCGCCACCCCGGAGCCGGTGCGCGAGTTCGCGGCCACCGTCGTCGGCCTGACTGAGAAGAACGTCGCCGCCGGCAGCACGGTCAAGCTGCGCTACGGCACCGCCCTCGTGCGCGCCCGCGTGGCCAGCGTCGACCGGCTCGTGTCCATCGATTCCGCCGCCGCCGACGTGGAGAACCCCGAGACCTTCGGGCTCAACGACATCGCGCACGTGACCATCCAGACCGCGCAGGAGGTCCCGGCCGAGGACTACGCCGCCCGCGGTGCGGTGGGCAACTTCCTGCTCGTCGACAACGCCTCCGGCAATACCCTTGCCGCCGGCTTCGTGGGAACGCGACTGCGTTAG
- a CDS encoding nitrite/sulfite reductase, giving the protein MSAAKTATTRARAKKPEGQWLIDGTEPLNHDEELKQVEPVMQVKQRVIDIYSKQGFESIPSEDLAPRFKWLGLYTQRKQNLGGEYTGQDNSVLQDTYFMMRIRFDGGQCTTEQARAVGEISRDWARSTVDLTDRQNIQLHWVAIEDVPAIWDKLESVGLNTWDACGDVPRVVLGSPVAGVAKDEIIDATPAIEKIHQIVTNDEFQNLPRKFKTAISGNARQDVVHEINDIAFIGVEHPELGPGFECYVGGGLSTNPMLAQSLGAFVTLEQVPEVWANVVRIFRDYGYRRLRNRARLKFLVAEWGVDKFREILEKDYLGYELPDGPKAPSNLVDRDHIGVHEQKDGKFYIGVKPTLGHMSGEQLLAVAELAESYGLRQLRFTPFKELLFLDVEESDVDKLQADLEKMGLYSRPSEFRRGLLSCTGLEYCKLAHVTTKSRAIELADELEERFGDLDSPISISLNGCPNACARHHISDIGLKGQMVPGPDGEKVEGFQVHLGGTIGEGANFGRKLRGHKVRSSELTEYVTRVVGNYIDDREDDENFRAWLQRADEEKLQ; this is encoded by the coding sequence ATGTCGGCGGCAAAGACAGCGACGACGCGTGCGAGGGCGAAAAAGCCCGAGGGCCAGTGGCTTATCGACGGCACAGAACCGCTCAACCACGACGAAGAGCTCAAGCAGGTTGAGCCCGTCATGCAGGTCAAGCAGCGCGTCATCGACATCTACTCCAAGCAGGGCTTTGAGTCCATCCCCTCGGAGGACCTCGCGCCCCGGTTCAAGTGGCTGGGGCTGTACACCCAGCGCAAGCAGAACCTGGGCGGGGAGTACACCGGCCAGGACAACTCGGTCCTGCAGGACACGTACTTCATGATGCGCATCCGCTTCGACGGCGGGCAGTGCACCACCGAGCAGGCCCGCGCCGTCGGCGAGATCTCGCGCGACTGGGCGCGCTCGACCGTCGACCTCACCGACCGCCAGAACATCCAGCTTCACTGGGTCGCCATCGAGGACGTCCCGGCGATCTGGGACAAGCTGGAATCGGTGGGGCTGAACACGTGGGACGCCTGCGGCGATGTGCCGCGCGTCGTGCTCGGCTCGCCGGTGGCGGGTGTCGCCAAGGACGAGATCATCGACGCCACCCCGGCGATTGAGAAGATCCACCAGATCGTCACCAACGACGAGTTCCAGAACCTGCCGCGCAAGTTCAAGACCGCCATCTCCGGTAACGCCCGCCAGGACGTCGTCCACGAGATCAACGACATCGCCTTCATCGGCGTCGAGCACCCCGAGCTCGGCCCCGGCTTCGAGTGCTACGTCGGCGGCGGGCTGTCCACCAACCCGATGCTCGCGCAGTCCCTCGGTGCCTTCGTCACCCTCGAGCAGGTGCCCGAGGTGTGGGCGAACGTGGTGCGCATCTTCCGCGACTACGGCTACCGCCGCCTGCGCAACCGCGCCCGCCTGAAGTTCCTGGTCGCCGAGTGGGGCGTGGACAAGTTCCGCGAGATTCTGGAGAAGGACTACCTGGGCTACGAGCTTCCCGACGGCCCCAAGGCGCCCAGCAACCTCGTCGACCGCGACCACATCGGCGTCCACGAGCAGAAGGACGGCAAGTTCTACATCGGCGTCAAGCCCACCCTGGGCCACATGTCGGGCGAGCAGCTGCTCGCCGTGGCGGAGCTGGCGGAGTCCTACGGGCTGAGGCAGCTGCGCTTTACCCCCTTCAAGGAGCTGCTGTTCCTCGACGTCGAGGAGTCTGACGTCGATAAGCTGCAGGCGGACCTCGAAAAGATGGGCCTGTACTCGCGGCCCTCGGAGTTCCGCCGTGGGCTCTTGTCCTGCACCGGCCTGGAGTACTGCAAGCTCGCGCACGTGACCACAAAGTCGCGCGCCATCGAGCTCGCCGACGAGCTGGAGGAGCGCTTCGGCGACCTCGACTCGCCGATTTCGATCTCGCTCAACGGCTGCCCCAACGCCTGCGCCCGCCACCACATCTCCGACATCGGGCTCAAGGGCCAGATGGTGCCCGGGCCCGACGGCGAGAAGGTCGAGGGCTTCCAGGTCCACCTCGGCGGCACCATCGGCGAGGGCGCGAACTTCGGCCGCAAGCTGCGCGGCCACAAGGTGCGCTCGAGCGAGCTGACCGAGTACGTCACCCGCGTGGTGGGCAACTACATCGACGACCGCGAGGACGACGAGAACTTCCGCGCCTGGCTGCAGCGCGCAGACGAGGAGAAGCTGCAATGA
- the cysD gene encoding sulfate adenylyltransferase subunit CysD: MTTTSTNALSPHLKELEDESIHILREVAGQFDKIGLLFSGGKDSCVVLELARRAFYPAAMPLELLHVDTGHNFPEVIEFRDRVVEEYGVRLRVAAVQDWIDRGDLVERPDGTRNPLQTVPLVDTIAEVGYDAVLGGARRDEERARAKERVFSVRDSFGGWDPRRQRPELWDLYNGEKLPGENIRVFPISNWTEADVWEYIGARDIQLPDIYFAHEREVFNRDGMWLTAGAWGGPREGETPEVRRVRYRTVGDMSCTGAVDSEATTIDEVLAEIANSTLTERGATRADDRLSESSMEDRKKEGYF; this comes from the coding sequence GTGACTACCACATCAACGAACGCGCTTTCGCCGCACCTGAAGGAGCTCGAGGACGAGTCCATCCACATCCTGCGGGAGGTGGCCGGCCAGTTTGACAAGATCGGCCTGCTCTTCTCCGGGGGCAAGGACTCGTGCGTCGTGCTGGAGCTGGCGCGGCGCGCCTTTTACCCGGCCGCGATGCCCCTGGAGCTGCTCCACGTGGACACCGGGCACAACTTCCCGGAGGTCATCGAGTTCCGCGACCGCGTGGTCGAGGAGTACGGCGTGCGCCTGCGCGTGGCGGCCGTGCAGGACTGGATCGACCGCGGCGACCTCGTCGAGCGCCCCGACGGCACTCGCAACCCGCTGCAGACCGTCCCGCTGGTGGACACGATCGCCGAGGTCGGCTACGACGCCGTGCTCGGTGGGGCCCGCCGCGACGAGGAGCGCGCCCGCGCCAAGGAGCGCGTCTTCTCCGTGCGCGACTCCTTCGGCGGCTGGGACCCGCGCCGGCAGCGCCCGGAGCTGTGGGACCTGTACAACGGCGAGAAGCTGCCCGGGGAAAACATCCGCGTGTTCCCCATCTCCAACTGGACCGAGGCCGACGTCTGGGAGTACATCGGCGCCCGCGACATCCAGCTGCCGGACATCTACTTCGCGCACGAGCGCGAGGTGTTCAACCGCGACGGCATGTGGCTGACCGCAGGTGCGTGGGGCGGGCCCCGCGAGGGCGAAACCCCCGAGGTGCGCCGCGTGCGCTACCGCACTGTGGGCGACATGTCCTGCACCGGTGCGGTTGATTCCGAGGCGACGACGATCGACGAGGTCCTCGCCGAGATCGCCAACTCCACCCTGACCGAGCGCGGCGCGACCCGCGCCGACGACCGGCTCAGCGAATCCTCGATGGAGGACCGCAAGAAGGAGGGCTACTTCTGA